Genomic segment of Leishmania panamensis strain MHOM/PA/94/PSC-1 chromosome 20 sequence:
CGCGCGGCAAGACTGCCGTACTGCTGGTCGCCCTCCTGGCGCTGCTTGGCACGAAAGGGGTGCAGGCATACTCTGTTCGCTATGCTGGCAAGGTCTCCTTGAATGGTATGATGAACTTCGAGACAGTGGGCTACTGCGGCCAGGACGACTCAGGGCACTCTATGATGCCAAAGTTGCAGAGCTATCAGACGTCTGCAGCAGAGGTGCTGTCCAACAACAACTTCAACACGGCCCCGATCGGTGGTGAGTCGCGCCAGTCCGCCTGCCTCGACGCCAACTGCACGTGGCAGTTCAACCATGGTTTGCACTACCGCAATGAAATCACGTTCTACTATGGCGTCGTGTACAAGGACAATCTACTCGGTGGCCCAGCCGATGGCATATACAACAACTTTGCCTCTGGTCAACCAGTCTGGTGGAGCAACGTGAGCTATTGGGGCGGCCGGCAACCTTACATGATGAGCGGCGGCCAGTGGGCGAACGGTAACGTGGTCACGTACTTCACGCAGTGGGTATGTGAGTATTACGAGTACCAGTTGTCGGATGCGTCCATCTTCCCCACCTATCCGGACGGTCAAGTCATCACACCGCATTTCGCGGGCAACTACTATCACTGCGACAAGGTGGTAGAGCGAGACTCACAGGGTCGCTGGATCTACCAGCGCTGTAAGGAGCCGTTCCCATGGTGGGGCGGCCTCGTCATCGCCATCGTCAGCCTCATGGCGGTGGTCGTCATAATCATCACCATTTGCTGCCTGTCCTTCGGGAACGAACGCAGGAAGATTCGCAAGGAGCGAGAGCGCAAGCTGGAGACGCTAGCCGACAACCCGGCACAAGTGCCGAATCAGACGCAGGTGGGCCTGGGTCGCACCCCGGCCCACTGCGGCGACGATTAGCCGAGAGATGACGATGACTCGGACCCGGAAAGTCAGTAAGTGCGTCACAATGTGTATGGGAGCGTAATGGAAGCGAAGTTGAAtctccaccttcaccacccctccctcgtgTGCACCCACCCCCTATGCTGCTCCCACTCTCGTGCACGTAGTCTGTGTATGCATGTATATACgtatgtgtatatgtgtgtgtacgttcgcctcttcccccctccccctcccgccttCTTTCCTATTCCTTTGCATCctgtcttttttttgtcaTCTTATCTTTTCTCGGTTTCACCGTAGCCttcgtcctcttctctcagacttcctctttccacttcgctctcgtcttcctcgcaAGCCGATACATGCACGACACGCTCTTACACTGACCAGCAACTGAGCAAACAccaaacaaacacacgcaaCACGAACGCTGTTGCggcgtggcgacggcggcagcgcattAACGAGAAAGTAAAGCAACGAGTGAAGAAGGAGGCGGGGCGATACTAAACAAACTGTGCCTATGATGCTTTTTTTATGTGCCTTATATTGCATTCGCTTGACATCCTACTTGAACGCTCTTTCTGGCCCTAtacctttttctctcgtttgtATGTCCTTCCTATGCGTTACCCGTAGTGTTATGcgcgtctgtctctctctctctctcccctcctctctcagaTGTGTATTGCCAATGTCATGCTTCCACGTTGTACCCctcacttgtgtgtgtgtgtggtcttgtttttttttttctggccCTTCTCTGTCGAGCTCCTCTCCACGTACATggcacacatccacacacacacacacacacacacacacacgcacacgtccaCCGTAGCGGTTCTATCagcccgcccctcccccctcttcctcctcacgcGACAAGAAGCGCGTTCTTGTGCTGcccctgtctctctttgtttctgcGTATTTTCTTTGGATGCGGGCAGGGGAGGTGAGTTGGCGCTTGTCGCCCCTGTCACATCACTCACTTTtacttccccctcccctcccctccccccggcgTCGGTGATTTTGACATCCATGTACGCAACGGTGTGCAGTGGCGGGTGAATGGATACACAGATgggtgaaaaaaaaaaaaacagcgtTCCACAGCAAGCGACAAGGTGAAGCTCGTGATAGGGGCAGGGGCAGTCAGGTAGGTGACCAGACAGGGGCGGCAGTGCCTGTGTggcgagcgccgctgcaccatCTCTTCCTAGCTCTGTTTTGTGCTCTGTGATttattttcttttcctttgcaaTGGAACTATTTTGCGCGTGTTTCTTCTATGTTTTTCTCTCATGTACACGGCattgtggctgctgctgctgctgctgctgctctcagTACGACCTCACGTTGACAACATCTACTCCCACCCTCTTTCTTGCTTCCACGAGTTTCTTTGCTCGTTCAGTGCGCCCTTCACTGAGCGCAAGAGCGAAGCGTGCATGCCGGAAGGAGGTAAGGCTGCCTATTTTTTACGGTTATCGCGCTATTACGTGTGTGAAACTGCTTATGGGTCGGGGGTGAGGCGGTCGACGCTGTGTATGAGCAGTTTTGGCAGAAGGGGTGCGCCGTAGCAGTAAttgccgccactgcagagAGGTGAACCGCATCGATGTATTTACTGTTTAGCCGccgaagagaagcgaagaggaagggTCGTCGTGGTGCCCGCCACGTGATCGCactacacacacgcccacagaCCCACTTCGAGTCATTGAGGCGGGTGTATGTACTCCTTTCGCGCTTACACCTTTAGGGGGCTCCTTTGTGTAGACGTAGGCGCCTCCGTCCACGTTTGGCCAAATTTTTCGTTTTCCGCCTTTTCCACCCCTTTTTTTTACTTTTGCTCATTTTTTATGTTGACGTACAATTTTGAGTGTACgcatgcgcatgtgcgttGTATgtatgcgcgtgcgtgtacgtcgcgcgtgtgcgcaacTCAGCATAACTGCGGCACTTTTTAGAGGGTCACACAGCGGTAATACAAAAGGAGCAaacaaggaaaaaaggggagggcgTTGTGCATTCCAACAGCTCACGTTATGCTGACGCACAGACCCACGTACCCAAGCCTCTCTGCATCTGTGTCTGTGGCTGTGTGTTGAAGATGGCTAGTATGGCTCCCTCCCCATCCCATCAACATGTGCACGCGTTTATTCGgtctttttttgtgtttcgACTCCCCCCGATTCTCTGCTCCTTGCCTGGTGTTGTGCGTTTCTTTTGTTGCCTTCCGCTTTCCTCCCCCAACCGTGTTGCCCTTGCATGTTGTCATCCTTTCAGGCCCTCCTCGTACCaattcccctcccccttcacaccTAAGCATGCGTTCAGAGGGGctacacgtgcgtgtgtgtatgtgtgcacctctttttctctgggCTCATGCATGTCCCTGTCTACGTGGCACAGCACACAGAGCTTTGCACTCGTGGTCGggcacgaggaggcgcagccaACGCTCGTCaggggggaaaaaaaagaagaaatcAAGAGAGAATGTACtgcagaaaagagggaagcgcCCACACAGATGTGTACGCAGCTGGTGCGGCACCTTGACAGGCACAAACACCGGGACACCTGTGCACAGACATAGATCCGCAACTTCAGTGCTTCATGCACCGCCACAAGGTGGGTAAAGACACTTTTTCGCTGTTCTCGGCGTTCCTTcaatggagagggagaataactggaaagcaaaagaatgaaaaaaagaaaaaaaacacattGTGAGGCATGCTgagacggtggaggagcgaagagggagcgTTCCACAcctgctctctcccgctctctcctcctccctccaccgcATCTGCCCTCAGCAGTGTGCAATGCGAAAGAAAAATGTCTCTCTTCAGTGAAAGACAGAGAATAAGGTGCTTCGATGGGGACCAGCGCTGTCACACGGGTTCAGCAGAAGATGTATCACTCATAGACAGGCGCGTGGTGGAGCTCACTCGCTCGCAttctcacgcacgcactttTGCCACCCTCTACGACAGTACGGAGTCAAAGCGCGTCGCGCGTGCCTTCAAAAGCGaacttctgctgctgcgccttctttttttttttccgtgtcTCGTTCGTTGACCGCGGCTCTTCGTCTTTTCGTTTTGTCTGCGCCACTTTCACCACTctttcgccccccccctcctacaccctctctttcgtttgtttgccatggctgctgtggtttccgctcccctgcctcttcctcctcctctccgcctcttcctcgcacCTCCTATCCACCTATGTCACTGtcgtggggaggggagagactCAAACGGACCCAAGCTTACCACGCTGCATGCATCTGTTGCTCATGCCAAAGACTGGTCTTATCCCTACGGACAAATATACATACGAACCTCACTCGATCGCGTCCCACACATACATCCCACCTTAGCTACGTGGGGGCAGGAGCGAATCAATAGGCGTCTGCAGTCACTCAAAACAGAATCTCTCTGCGAAGCAGTCGCGTACATCCGTGTCTTCTGCGTtgccacacatacacagtgaggagggcgaggagtCGACTTTTGTGGTTGTCCGTTGACCAGAAGCACCGTagcgaaggagagggtgcgtgtctgtgagcTTTGTTGGCTGGACttcgagaagagaggtggtaGCGCCTGTCTCGTCTTGGCGAAAATCCCTTCTTGCCATCTCTCCTCGTAGAGGTGAGGTTTTGTCGGCAAGGtagcggtgcgtgtgtgtgtgtgtgtgtggcataCACGTCATGTTCGCGGGTAGACTGCGACCCGAATAACAGCGAAAGAGGACGCAAGAGAGAGTagaaaggaagggggaagcagGAGTGTGAAGGCGTGTGGCAACGGGGACGAGAGAGCGCGCTACACCACAGAGACCCAGACACACCTCCACCCCATCACCTCTCCCGCTTGTTTGGCTTCTCCGCATCGCTTTTGACttctgtgctcttctcccttttaCTTTTCTAGGTTTCCTAGTTCAGATTTCGTTGTAGCGTGTACAGGTGTTGCCTAAACCTTTCCACCCCTTTTCTTAcatctctcttcccctttcgtTGATTTGGTGCGTGAACGTCCTGCTGtgttcccctcccccggAGGGGCGTCTCCGTCGTACAGAGTGAGGCATATtgatacacacgcacacgtttCTCACTGACAAGCACGCATGTACCGCttccaccacccacacagccTTCGCCATCAAAGAAACCACCGTTGCGTGCCTGTTTTTCTGTTCTTTTCCGTCTCGTCTCatctcgcctctctctcttgtacTTATCCacggccacacacacccactcacacCACCTCTGCATGAGTTTGCACGCGCTCACCTCCCCTTctgtttatttttttttttcgtttcgcCGTGCGTCCACGACGCTTTGACGACTGGGGCTCTGGAACGAGGGAGGCAATCGttgcttctccacctcttctgGAAGCTTCGTGACTGCTCTGTGCACacgcgtcgctctctctttctccgttACCCTTTTGCAGGCAGTCGCAAGCCATAAAGCTGCGTACGCCTGTAAAAGCTTTACTTTCCCACGATGGAGGCACTACTTTTGGGGACTAGCCGCTCGGAGTGGTATGAGCGAGTACAGGTCTTTCTCGTGCTCGCGACGGAGCGCATGATGTCGCTTCAGTCTGGCATCTTCTGGACCTTCTCCTACGTACTTCTGCTGACCCTTATGTATCTCTTTCACTCACCGTTTCGCTCGCAGCTAGAGAGCCGCACGGACTGGTACGCGCAGCTCACGAAAGGGCTGCAGATATGGCTCGCGGTAGTGCTCCTGTGCTTCCATGTCGGGCCACATGTTGTGGAGTCGCCCTctaccgctgctggtgcgacGGGTACAAAATCGATGGCCTCAGGCGCAACGCAGCACATCCTCGCCGAGGACACAGTGGCCACCATCTTCTTTCCGACCTTCTGCTTCAGTAGTTCCTTCTGCCTACTTCTGCACAAGATCAAGCGCCGGTACAAGCTCGCCTTTACCTACGGGGCCAGCCTCACGGTTGTGCTAATCAACTCTGTGCTCTTGTCGAGCTTCGCGACGATGCACTACACGACATGCCGTGAGCTCTTCTCGACGGCGGAAACCGCCGTCAAGGCATCTGAGAAGACGCGGACGACCCCGGCCGCTGGGAGCCTGACATTGCCGTTGGTGTGGAAGCGAACATCACTGGTCGTCTGCCCGCAGCCAGCCAAAGAGAAGCCGTTTGTATGCATTGCCTTCCTATGCACCCTCTGCGTGACCTTTGTGGGGATTGATTACCTTTACAAGAAGCATGTCGCCGGCGGGGACCCGTTGCGCGGTATTCTGTGGGCAGACTTGTACCcggagaaacagaaaagctACAACTCCTCGCTGGCTTCCTCGTCACGCACCCCCTTCATCTTTCGCTGCTGGGGCTGGCGACGTGCCCACGTCAGCGACAACCACGCGGCAGAACGCCTCGGCCTCTCCGAGGGCGATCCACGGCTCCAGGAGTTGACTCCTAAGACCATTGTAGTGCCTAGTCATGCAAAGCACGCAAGCCGATGTGGAGACGGCGACACGGACCCGGCCGGGTGGCAGGATGAGCACGACCGGCTGAGTGTATCAGACGGAAAATGCGTAACTCACCCCACAAACCGACCAGGCATGGTGCCGTGGTTCTCAACCTTCATCATAAGGACAACCTGGCAGGTACTGGCGCGCATGTCGCTCGAGTTCCTCACGTTCGACATacgtgtgctgcagcactacGCGCGGCCGAAGGTGTTTGAGCTCCATTTTGAGTCATCCCTGAAGGATTTACCAAGTTTTCGCATGGACAGCGAGAGGGACAGCATGTATGCCAACGGCAAGCCTACCGCGGCCGATGCTGCCACCCTTTCCGCCACCTGTCCACCGACACCACTGCAGCGTGACGCAACGCAGGCACTGAAACAGCCACTGCCGGCGACTTCCCCAGAGAAAAGGGTCCGAGAAAACGACAAGGATATCTGGTTTGACTGGATTTCGGACGTCGGTGATGGCTTTAACCCAACGTACGCCATGGCCCGCCTCCTTGCCCGGCCATTCCTCAAGCTAACATTCTACCACCCACCGAGCAGAAGAGTCggtctctcgctctttccgaCTTATGAAGAAGTGACGCCAGCAAAGACGCCGAGTCCCAACAGTGCACCAGACGTACTGCCGCGGGGGTCTTTTGTGCTGGTTGGGGGAGACCTCGCCTACCCGAGTCCCAACGACGAGACGTACACGACACGCCTGTTCGAGCCGTACCACGACGCGATGAGCGGCAACGTGCGGCTGCAGAGCGTCTTCcacgcggagcagcagcgcgtgatTGTCGCGGACGCGAGCGATGCGGATGttgcgcatgtgcacctGCTGGACGCTGAGACGGTGTCGGAGATGGCGACAgggcgtgcggcgctgcggacGGGGCGCGCaacggcggaggaggcgctgcggagcgtgccgctgctgtttgcGATCCCCGGCAACCACGACTGGTTTGACGGACTGACGACGTTTCACAAGTACATCCTTGAGCGGACGTGGATTGGGGGGTGGCTGATGCCGCAGCGAAGCAGCTTCTTTGTGCTGAGGCTGCCACACAACTGGTTCATACTGTGTGGCGACACGGGCAATATGCAGGACATCGACGTAGCGCAGCGCAACTACTTCCTGGACGTGATTGAGAAGTACATGGATGTGGAGAGCTGCGTGATTCTGGCGGCGCACGAGCCGGGCTGGGTGTACGATTCCATGTTGCACAAACCGAAGCTGGCGCAACCGGAATTGTCAAAAGTGTGCGATGCTCTTGGCACGCGCCTTCGACTGCGGTTGGCGGGTGACATCCACCACTACTCTCGCCATGTACCGGTGGATGCGTCATcggaggcggcgacgctggtggtgagcggcggcggtggcgccttcCTGCACGGGGCACGCAATGATTCTATCATCTCCCAGGGAACCAAGTATGTCCGCGCCTGTGCCTTTCCGGAGCACAATACGCTTCCCACAATGCTAAATCGGTTGCTAGGCTTCCGCGTCATCAACTGGAAGTTTGACCTCATCATTGGCGTCTGTAGCTTTCTCGTTGttgtgtcgctgctgcctcaaTCCATCAAGGATGTGCGTTGCGACTTGGAGAGCGGCCCGCTCATGACGCTGCCAGATGCGGTGGCGACATGGTGGGAGCGGGTGTGCGTCTACATCGTGACGCTGTTCTCCAAGGGCatcgcgtcgctgctggccACGCTCGGCTTCCTCGCTGTCTTCGCGTCGGCTGGTGTTGAGAAAGATATACCGGTGtggatgcggctgctgcactcaTGCCTTTGGTCATTTCTCACCGTGTTCATCTGCTGCGGCATGCTCGCCTACTTGATCTGCACGCTGCAATACATGGCGGAGAACCACCTGTTGGTATCTGCAGATGGTCACTGGGGCGGCGTTCTGGAGGACCAGGTCTTCGCTTCAGTCGATGGACTGCTGAATCACACAAAGGAACTACTGGGCGGACCCCACGCCAGCGTCATCGCGCACGAGCTACACCGCCTACAGACTTCCTTTTACGGTGGTCGGCTGGTGAGCTGGTGCGGCGTCATCCTGCGCTGTCTCGACCCGTTTGAGATGCTCGCGTACCTGTCGGAGAAGGTGAGCTCGCCAGAGATGGGAACCTTTGCCGGGGATGCTAGCCGTGTCGACGAGCTGCTTTACTACCTGTACTTTGTCTTCTTTTACTGGACTCTTGTCACGCCGCTCGTGTCATTCGTCATTGGCAGCTACCTCATGTGCTGTGTGACGCTCTTTGACTGCCTCTACGACGCCGCCTACTCGGCATTCCAGATTGAGGAGTACAAGCACTTTGTGCGCTTCCGCCTTGACGTCGCGACGCGAGAGCTTCACGCGTACGTGGTCGCCCTTCGGCACGTGCCTAAGTCGTGGACCTGGGATTCTACGTATcaggcggagctgaaggGTGATGCAGTGCgagcggcgccaccacaCCTGCGCGCCCACCCGAGCCGCTGGCACGGCAAACACTTCCGCGCGACTTCCAGGTGCGATGACGGGAAGCGCGCGGCGTTCGATGAAGGTGTGGAGGAAGGAGTTGAGATTCTCGAGCATTTTGTATGCTCCCCACACCGGCTGCCGATGCCGATGTCAGCCAGCTAGAGGCCATCTGTCGACTCGCCTTCCTTTCTCCACCGAGGGAGTCGGGGAAAAAGCGCAAGCGCAAAAGTGCCCCTTCTCCCACCCGGCCCTTTTTCTGGGCGTTCTCAGCTAAGGACGCCACCCAATACCTCTGTAAAAGAACTTGAAGTGCTCCGCGGACGCGCGCGCGTTGGTGTTGCTTGCGTGGTTTCCATTAGTACGCGGTGGGCTGCTCTCTTCATGCAacctcaccaccactacccctcctcctcctcctccccgctAGACCGCTGCTTGAGGAGTCGACATCGCCTCGACGCTTTGAGGGGCAGTGGTTTGGCGAGACTGTTGGCATTTGGCAGGGCTGTTTGGTTCCGTAATCACTGCCAtccctcaccttctctctctttatgtGTTTTGAGCTTAGtatgcgcagcggcgtcgttcTGCATATTCCTATACTCGCATGACTGCTCTCCTTATCTTTTTCATGCCTCTTTATCTGACCAGCCCTTTTCAGCAGGTCTCTgcgcgcccctccccctcccgaaaaatacgcacacacacagtgatgTACGCGTGTGACTCGCGCTCatgttccccctcccccctccctcgctcgcctACCCTTCTACGAGGCGGCGGTCTGCGGCACGCAAAGGGATGAGAGCATCGATAtgtgaatgtgtgtgtgggggtctGTACTGAAGTATAtatatacgtgtgtgtgagtaGTCGCCTCttatttctctctccctaaCTCTCCAACATCCCGTTCAGGGTTGGaatctctctcgctctgcttgGAGACatcagagagggggagaagaggcgagggaggtgggcaggggatgcgcgcacacaaaacATTCATACACAGGCACATTCATGACCACCTACACCGGGGACTCATACACCGTTCGCCCAGTTGTCGAAGTAGCCCATTCTACGCATGCACTCACAAataagagaaaaaagaggcgcaTCTGTCTGCTGTATTTTTGGTCCCCTGTATCAGGAAGGATCCGGACAGTTCACTTCACGAGCAGCTCTTCGTACTGGCGTTTGCTACTGCAGCCCATCTCACACCCTCTGTGCATGCTTGACtatgcacacgcgcgtgcctACATGCGTACAGCCTTTTCGATCAcctttctgtgtgtgctgatgtGTGCGCACTgtcttcctcgtcgccgacgtctctctttcgcagCGCCACCGAGGGCTGCATCGATGCACCCCGCATCACTGTTCGATTGATAGCACTGTACGGCACACGCCTGTTCActgtctcttcctctctgatCTTTACCTCCTCTGAcgtctccccttttccctttagactctctctttcattctcgttctctctccggTTGTCCTTggctgccaccgctgagAAGTCGatattcccccccccccctctctcccttcctcgccgACCTAGCGCCCTGCAATACACCCAAGAAGGGCAGACGCCaagctctttctctcgtgtCTCAGCACACGCGCTTGCGCAGGGATAGGCACTTTCGCAGAGAGGAGCTTGCGCACAGCGCAGAACACTTGAGAGGTACGCATCGATACCCGTCGGCCACAAGCAAGCTCGCGTGTGCACATGCACCTTGCAGTCATATTTCCTCACTGTCGAGCTTcacttcctcttttccaGTACCTCATAATTGTTGGTGTGAACTTCGCccgcccctttctctccagATCTGCGGTTGATCATATCTCATATTACCGTCGCATGACTTTGCCTGCCCCTCACTGAGCAGTACACTCTTTCTCAGCGTTGTGGGcccgtctgtgcgtgtgtgtgtccctaTCTTCTACTTCCTGCTCTGCATGGTGTTCCCCCGcgcccactccctctctttgttctctctcaGCTGCAACTTTGTGTTTTGTCGTCTTTTGTCCCTCACCGCTCGCACCCCAGCTTGGCGCCATGTCGGAGTGGTTCCACTGGACCGTCGGCAGCGCCAACCCGTTCGTCGACTTCTCCACGATCTGGATCGAGCCACTCATACAGCATGCCGTCGATTTCAGCCACCGTGTCGAACCGGACGTTCTGTGCACGCTCGCCTACCTCGCCTGTATGGGCTCCGCGTACCTCTTTCACTCACCCTTTCGTGCTCACGCCACTGCAGCCATGGACACGTACGGCCGTGTCACGAAGGTTTTTCAGACCTGGAGCACCATCATCTTTTTTTGCTTCCACATCGGCCCGCAGCTTTTCAGGGATAAGCGGCCGAAAATCAGCAGCGTAGACACGAAGGACACAGTACCTATTCTCTTCTTTCCGCTCTTCATTATCTTCACGATCTGCTTTGGGTTTCTGCACAAGGTGAAGCGGCGCTGGGGCCTCAGCCTCACGTACGGCAGCCGCTTCTCCGTCATCGCCCTCAActctctcgtcctcgccgcaCTCGGTACGGCGCACTATGCCTACTGTCATACCCTTCGCCCAAACGCGTCCCACTACGTCTGGCGCTTCATCTTGTACTACCTGATGCCTAGCTCCATCGTCACACAGCCATTCTGGTGCGTCTCAAAGCTGTTGCTCTTGTCTGCGTGCTTCATCACCACGGATTACCACTACAAGAAGTGGATGGGGTGTGACCCTGCCCGCGGGATCCTGTGGGCGGAACTGTACGAGTTGAACAAGGGAAGGCACACAGAGGTACTCATGATGGAGAGAAACAGTAAGGAGGGTCAGCAGGACTGGAGAGAGCTtgttgcgccgccgcgggtGTACACACCTGCTGCACCGAATacccgcaccaccgccgctcaggtggccgcggcggcggtgctagGGGTTCCTGTCGAAGGGCGAATTCATGGGGCGGTGTGTAATTCCTCCGCCACGATCGACTCCGCCGCGCGCACGGCACCTGCACCGCGCATTCTGTATCACGAGTGTCCCCCAGACGTGAACCTAGACTTGCTGGAGTCTTCGTACGACGCAGATGACGCGGACCTGCGACGCATCTGCggaggtgtgggtggcgTGCCGCTCAGGGAGGCGAATCGgatcttctccgcctccacagTTGACAACTCTCCAttaccacacacacacctggATGGGGTGATGAGTAGGGCCTTGTACAAACTGGACCACACAGACCCCAACCTCACCGCTCTCACGTCTTTTCGAGCACCACAGCTCTTTgtgaaggaggtgcaggaggcacAACACCCGGTGAACCGGCCAGGTATGGTGCCGTGGTGGTCGACGTTCGTGCTGCTCACAGTGTGGCAGACAGTGGCAGGCGCGATGCTgcgctttctttcctttgaTGTGCGCACTATTCAGGGCTACACCACACCCAAAATCTTTCATCTgcacttctcctcctctctgcggGACACCATACGCAGTGCCACGGAGGCGCTCAGCCGCTGTACAGCGATGCAccggcgcaccagctgcgaCAGCATTGCCAACTCCTCCGGTCTATGCAGCCTCTATGCGCCGGGTAACCACGGAGCACCTTCGCACAATGACGAGGACCAGGGCGTACGCAAGGAGAACGCCTGCATCAGAGAGTGCTGTgtccctgctgcagcagcgacgtcgccTCTAATTGAGCCTGACGTGTGGTTTGATTGGATTGCTGATGTTGGTGATGGCTTTAACCCAACGTACGCCATGGCCCGACTTCTGGCCCAGCCGATGCTACGGCTGCCCTTGGCGGCGACCAGGAAGgcaaggtggcggcggctatTTCcaagcgacgaggacgaagTCACAGGCGTCAGCAACTACAACAACCTCGCAGACAGGGCTTCTTTGAGCTCATCGGCGCCGACGACTCCCACGGCGAGCATGCCAGGTGcagtagaggaggaggcaactGCCCTGGAGCTGCCACGTGCCGCACCCTTCTGGACCGCTAACGTCCCAGACATGAGCACTGCAGGCAGGACGGGAAGTACAACACGCCTGCAGCCACTGCTGAGACGTTCGAGGACacacgtcgccgctgctgctgttcagGGGTCGACGATGAGAACCAGACGAGATGTAGGAAAGAATCTCGCGGTAAGCAAGGCGGCTACAACAGGCTCGCTTGACCTCAACAGCTCCGTTTACCCGCGGCACACACTACACCGTCGAGTTGCTTCGGAGGATTCCCAAAGTACCAAGTCGACTGCATCTCGATCGCTGCTAAGTATGGAGAAGGACAGCTTTGTAACGCTACCGCGGGGGTCTTTTGTGCTGGTTGGGGGAGACCTCGCCTACCCGAGTCCCAACGACGAGACGTACACGACACGCCTGTTCGAGCCGTACCACGACGCGATGAGCGGCAACGTGCGGCTGCAGAGCGTCTTCcacgcggagcagcagcgcgtgatTGTCGCGGACGCGAGCGATGCGGATGttgcgcatgtgcacctGCTGGACGCTGAGACGGTGTCGGAGATGGCGACAgggcgtgcggcgctgcggacGGGGCGCGCaacggcggaggaggcgctgcggagcgtgccgctgctgtttgcGATCCCCGGCAACCACGACTGGTTTGACGGACTGACGACGTTTCACAAGTACATCCTTGAGCGGACGTGGATTGGGGGGTGGCTGATGCCGCAGCGAAGCAGCTTCTTTGTGCTGAGGCTGCCACACAACTGGTTCATACTGTGTG
This window contains:
- a CDS encoding hypothetical protein (TriTrypDB/GeneDB-style sysID: LpmP.20.4620), producing the protein MSEWFHWTVGSANPFVDFSTIWIEPLIQHAVDFSHRVEPDVLCTLAYLACMGSAYLFHSPFRAHATAAMDTYGRVTKVFQTWSTIIFFCFHIGPQLFRDKRPKISSVDTKDTVPILFFPLFIIFTICFGFLHKVKRRWGLSLTYGSRFSVIALNSLVLAALGTAHYAYCHTLRPNASHYVWRFILYYLMPSSIVTQPFWCVSKLLLLSACFITTDYHYKKWMGCDPARGILWAELYELNKGRHTEVLMMERNSKEGQQDWRELVAPPRVYTPAAPNTRTTAAQVAAAAVLGVPVEGRIHGAVCNSSATIDSAARTAPAPRILYHECPPDVNLDLLESSYDADDADLRRICGGVGGVPLREANRIFSASTVDNSPLPHTHLDGVMSRALYKLDHTDPNLTALTSFRAPQLFVKEVQEAQHPVNRPGMVPWWSTFVLLTVWQTVAGAMLRFLSFDVRTIQGYTTPKIFHLHFSSSLRDTIRSATEALSRCTAMHRRTSCDSIANSSGLCSLYAPGNHGAPSHNDEDQGVRKENACIRECCVPAAAATSPLIEPDVWFDWIADVGDGFNPTYAMARLLAQPMLRLPLAATRKARWRRLFPSDEDEVTGVSNYNNLADRASLSSSAPTTPTASMPGAVEEEATALELPRAAPFWTANVPDMSTAGRTGSTTRLQPLLRRSRTHVAAAAVQGSTMRTRRDVGKNLAVSKAATTGSLDLNSSVYPRHTLHRRVASEDSQSTKSTASRSLLSMEKDSFVTLPRGSFVLVGGDLAYPSPNDETYTTRLFEPYHDAMSGNVRLQSVFHAEQQRVIVADASDADVAHVHLLDAETVSEMATGRAALRTGRATAEEALRSVPLLFAIPGNHDWFDGLTTFHKYILERTWIGGWLMPQRSSFFVLRLPHNWFILCGDTGNMQDIDVAQRNYFLDVIEKYMDVESCVILAVHEPGWVYDAMEKDEKARQPELNRVVDALGTRLRLRLAGDIHHYSRHVPVDASSEAATLVVSGGGGAFLHGARNDSIISQGTKYVRACAFPDRNTFMNMASRLWGFRVINWKFDLVVGFLCFVLLLSVLPLPMDLDLNSRGTTHRGGKKMRLAQVFSLWVGYTTEIMSHVITRGIISLFSLVFFWVFFSSAGVDRHAPFLWRLCYGSVWAFAVLLCCSGAMAFLHVQLLYLMNHELLESTGGHWGSQLENQVVFMTNALIDYLQSITGGEGSWVSRRVSRAHNPVLAIIPTGCLRVLLRCFDPFESLSFLSMTVSGGEMARFSATASRFQILLYYTYVLFFYWVLITPIVSVLIGTFLLFSVTTFDYMYNPTYSAFQMEEYKHFVRFRLDAATRELHAYVVAVQKPATVYQLDRGYLWSLTGPGLEEHRPPHLKHHPSRWGPVPSDVQRKRHMTELLEHFTVYPHRGPQRSKPLKMEHE